CCGCAGATAGGCCCAGGAGCGgggatggagttgacaaggagaaACATTCATATCGCACAACATTTGAGTAAGAAAGGAGGAGAAAGgaagttgtaacaccccgatttcggtggcgtaactttagtaaccaaaaagaaaactttaagcggaaaaacgtgaatatttttttttcgtcgataacatagacaagagtgaaatcaataaaacccaaatgTGAAAAGACAACAgatctaatatacaatatatataacagcccccgctgtaagtagcaacctcgtcacgagtaacctccagtgacggaaagaagaaaagtgtaacgcccgtaggcaataagtacagaccaaagaaaaaggtaagtgtcctcaacaccatccctcaaaactgagaataagctggcccatcggcctgaaacaagaccccctaagtccaaccaactctctgtgattcccgtaaagaaaccacacaaaaagctataggcgggaaactaccctgtccccaaaaaaacaaatgacgcaatgactgtcagagctaagactctactcctacactaatcctatctcgaggagctcacactaacactcagtcctacgtgctagcatgatcgtcgtccgaatctgaatccagaacgaccaagtctacatacactacccgtcctcccctcgcaaccgcaatgcgctccggtgctggactaacgggctttgggcccgaaccatgatcatcagtaatcgcaacggtgggtgtgtAACACcctgtttttaattaaaataaggttggtattttaatttaattaagattctattgtatggtggtttaataggtgatataataatactttaatgaaataaaatattttttttgtgatgttgggtgtgttttatgaaatggaagagagctagggggtgaaagttacgattaaaaatagagacaaggactaggagagattttaggatttttagtttagcccttgaggaattaggtttagatggtttaataaggatggggaagcagctaaagaaaaaaaaataagaaagaagaggacgcgtgaaataaggagaaaaaaaaaaagaagaaggctgtgcgtgaagtagcaggaagagagggagagcggatcggcttcggagaattcgatcgggaacggggagctgcactcaatccaaaggtaagggtgggattttgagtttataatggaattatggtgaatgatattagggatttgggagaagtagaattgtttctgttaatgatgttctggaaatctgatttgaaatccattgattttgggattttcttttgtgtgattgaacggggtgagggcagaaccatagtatgctaggagttttgggttgaggttcccttttgattttctttatgatcacgcacataaggactgttaggtagcatgcttgttaggttttgtgtcttgtttgatgagaaacaactttaatcacttattttggaacataaaacggactggtcattttcctggtatgaaccgtgactttcgaagccttttagagcctgtttagagtgctcgaataatgttgcgttgaactgagaaagtgtaggcctttgaaagagctttctggaatgatatggtacataatttttggttgagagacgaggtctgtaagttcagtttagtaaaccatgtttttctgcgctctgtatctgctatctctgccagtgaacttcaacgtgatttttcaccttgttaatgtgcccagaaaattctttgatgaactagaaagaggtagagttttctgttagcttttcaaattgaggtcatttgtaatttttgaacaagtaacgaatcctgtaggttatctctactgaaatatgtttctgctgtgagcgtaattcctgaactgctatatgatttatgcacggatttgatgatgctgtgctgctgtccgaaatttcctgggctggacagtacacttcgagacctgttttcgcccagttagagtgctcaaatgaagatgtgatcaactaagaaattgtaggactttaagttagctttctaggcatataaaatacatgatttttggttcagtaacgaattcaggagaccgcttttagtggctggtgttcctgctgtttttccagattacggaaattctgattgttttggaaatataattagatttagattacatgttgtatgaaagttaatgtctttatgtgccatgtattagctatgaggatgatgcatgtggctgaacacctttagcatgaaatccataatttatttaccatatgtgatagcttcttccatgattgcatgcttaagtgagttgtttcattgatttggtgccaaaattgcctaagatgtcagggtaattgtatagttgataaaaatgcatgtgtgctgaattgtgttgttttaagcgatgttagtgatgtagtgatataggcgcaatgcctcatgttgaagtgatgattatgagatgtatacgtcattttgagtcgcatagcatctgcatactctgtgatggcctgtattggcgatttgtgatgaaggcttatgccttgtgcctccaataattggcaattagtgatgagggctgaagccctgttggtaccacatacatatgcatagtcattgttgtgttcgaattgtatccgagtcgatgacgttatttgtgactgttttagtaactgagctatatgaatataaaaagaagtggtgtgacattaatctagcatatttattgccattcttatatttatgatactcgatatctcaccccttctgtttgaatgttacccttgttggtaacgtgcaggtaattaggaggagtagtctatagcctttatttcgagttggagtccttgctctgatacgtagcactcgggggggaaatggacgcttgttttccttctgttataatttgaattaagttgttatttgagaagttgtttctgttttaagttgtgggcaagatactatgttttctttaagttttaaagacattggattcgctgcataactatttgtcaaagtgaactagttcaaagactaattaactgtcacaagagcatttaagtttatttatgagttcatctcaaagtttatgtgctatgtatctgttacaagagcattatgttaatgttttaagtgattatgtaatgcctcatgagtgttaaaatttttatcactctgatatttgcaatacatatgccgtttagaattggggtgttacattagtggtatcagagcaatggTTGGTCAGTGACCAAGTTTTTAGTATAATATATATTCTAATACTTACTGATACTCGATATGTGTAAGTAGCATTATCGAGCTGTTGTTTGATAAGAGTTGTTGGTTGTTTGGAGATTCAGGAAAATGGTTGCCGGAAGGAATGATGAAGCTATCGCTGAGGCATTGGCAATGATGGCTAGCGCCATTTGGCAAGGTCAGCAAGCGAACCTTGGGAACCATAATCAGGATGAATTTTGTGCTTTGGGAAAGTTTCAGAGGAACAATCCGCCAACCTTTGAAGGAGCATACGACCCTGACAAAGCACAGGCATGGCTGAAAgcaattgagaagatctttcgaGTCATGAATTGTACTGACACGCAGAAGGTGCAGTTTGGCACCCATATGCTTgagaaagaagctgaagattggtGGGACAACACTGTTCAGAGGTTTGAAGGTGATGGGATGATGATTACTTGGGATCTTTTCAAGGGTGcatttctggagaagtactATCCAGAAGATGTGTGtggaaagaaggaaattgagTTTCTTGAACTGAAGCAGGGTAATGGAACCGTGGCGGagtatgctacaaagtttgaGGAATTGATTAAGTTTTGTCCCCACTACAATACTGCCGAAGCTGAGAGATCTAAGTGTAACAagtttgtgaatggtttgagacCTGAGATCAAGAAGGTTGTGGGATATCAACAGATTATCCGATTTTCTGACCTGGTTAACAGGAGTAGGATATATGATGAGGATAGTAGGGAAAGTGCTGCTCACTAGAAGtctttgaaagagaagaaagaaaaggggcaATTCAAAGGGAAACCGTATGGGAATCCTGCTGATAAGGGTAAACAAGAAGCTGGTCATGACAAGAAGCCGAGTGGGGGAGGAGCTCCTAATCCGGTTAGGTGCTACAAGTGTGGTGTTGAAGGACATCGTTCTCCTGAATGTCCCAATTCAGAAGCAACATGATTTAAGTGTGGCAAGCTGGGCCACAAATCCTTTGAGTGCCTAGAAGGTAAAACTGTGGCATGCTACAGATGTGGAGAGCAAGGTCACATCAGTACTAATTGTGACAAACCCAAGAAGGATCCAGCAAGGGGGAAGGTGTTTGCTTTATCTGGTGCTGAGACTACTGCTGAGGATAGACTAATTCGAAGTACGTGCTTTATTAAATGTACATCTTTGATTGCCATTATTATTATGGGTGTGATGCATTCTTTATTTCATTGGAGCTTGAGAGTCAGATGAGGGAGTCCTACCCCGAATTGTTCGTTTAAGGaaattttcgagggcgaaaattcttaagtgggggagagttgtaacaccctgtttttaattaaaataaggttggtattttaatttaattaagattctattgtatggtggtttaataggt
This portion of the Lotus japonicus ecotype B-129 chromosome 3, LjGifu_v1.2 genome encodes:
- the LOC130744189 gene encoding uncharacterized protein LOC130744189, which translates into the protein MVAGRNDEAIAEALAMMASAIWQGQQANLGNHNQDEFCALGKFQRNNPPTFEGAYDPDKAQAWLKAIEKIFRVMNCTDTQKVQFGTHMLEKEAEDWWDNTVQRFEGDGMMITWDLFKGAFLEKYYPEDVCGKKEIEFLELKQGNGTVAEYATKFEELIKFCPHYNTAEAERSKCNKFVNGLRPEIKKVVGYQQIIRFSDLVNRSRIYDEDSRESAAH